One genomic region from Chrysemys picta bellii isolate R12L10 chromosome 18, ASM1138683v2, whole genome shotgun sequence encodes:
- the BRD3OS gene encoding putative uncharacterized protein BRD3OS has product MTGRVMNGRVPLAEKALSESYARLRYRDTSLLIWQQQQQKLESVPPGTYLSRSRSMWYSQYGNEAILVRDKNTLDVSRDTGQSKFCIIM; this is encoded by the coding sequence ATGACAGGCAGAGTAATGAATGGACGGGTGCCACTAGCTGAAAAAGCCTTATCTGAGAGCTATGCCAGGCTTCGTTACAGGGACACTTCGTTGCTcatctggcagcagcagcagcagaagttggAGTCTGTCCCGCCTGGTACATACTTGAGTAGAAGCCGGAGTATGTGGTACTCGCAGTATGGTAATGAGGCCATCCTGGTACGGGACAAAAACACACTGGATGTCTCCAGAGACACTGGGCAATCAAAGTTTTGCATTATTATGTAA